The Altererythrobacter sp. ZODW24 genome window below encodes:
- the tig gene encoding trigger factor, with protein sequence MKHTETSNEGLKRAYTLTIPAKEIEARIDSEIKKIAPQMKMPGFRPGKVPANLVRKMHGEQLHAQSLNDVIRESVDSVMTENKLRPAMQPKVDLSEKYEEGGDAEVTLELEILPEIAAPDLKGLKLEKLTVPVTDKQVDEAVENVAKGQKNFEDAPKSRKAKDGDQLIIDFLGKLDGEPFEGGKAEDAPLELGSGQFIPGFEKQLTGAKTGDEKVINVTFPADYQAEHLAGKDVTFDITVKAVKVAGEMKIDEDFAKSLGLDSLDKLKELLRGQLEQETAGMTRTAMKRSLLDQLASGHDFPVPEGMVDAEFEQIWQQLQQEAAREEDPAAALKEVEAEKDDYRSIAERRVRLGLLLSEIGQGAGVEVSQQEMQMLMQQAAQQYPAEQREQFFKFVQDEPMAAAQIRAPLYEDKVVDHLFETADVKEREVTRDELQAAIEAEETAPAPKKKAAAKKKAPAKKETAKKADAKPAAKKAPAKKAAAKKPAAKKAPAKKAPAKKAAAKPAAKKPAAKKAPAKKK encoded by the coding sequence ATGAAGCACACCGAGACCAGCAACGAGGGCCTCAAGCGCGCCTATACACTGACGATCCCCGCCAAGGAGATCGAAGCGCGCATCGACAGCGAGATCAAGAAGATCGCGCCGCAGATGAAGATGCCCGGCTTCCGCCCCGGTAAAGTGCCGGCCAATCTGGTCCGCAAGATGCACGGCGAGCAATTGCACGCGCAATCGCTGAACGATGTGATTCGCGAATCAGTTGATTCGGTCATGACCGAAAACAAGCTGCGCCCTGCGATGCAGCCGAAAGTCGACCTTTCCGAGAAATACGAAGAAGGCGGCGACGCTGAAGTCACGCTCGAACTCGAAATTCTGCCCGAAATCGCTGCGCCGGACCTTAAGGGTCTGAAGCTCGAGAAGCTGACCGTTCCTGTCACCGACAAGCAAGTCGACGAAGCGGTTGAGAATGTGGCCAAGGGCCAGAAGAACTTCGAAGACGCCCCTAAGAGCCGTAAGGCCAAGGACGGCGACCAGCTGATCATCGACTTCCTTGGCAAGCTGGACGGCGAGCCGTTTGAAGGCGGCAAGGCCGAAGACGCTCCGCTTGAGCTCGGCAGCGGCCAGTTCATCCCGGGCTTCGAAAAGCAGCTGACTGGTGCCAAAACCGGCGACGAGAAGGTCATCAATGTGACTTTCCCGGCTGACTACCAGGCTGAGCACCTCGCCGGTAAGGATGTAACCTTCGACATCACGGTCAAGGCCGTGAAGGTCGCAGGCGAAATGAAGATCGACGAAGACTTCGCCAAGTCGCTGGGCCTCGACAGTCTCGACAAGCTGAAGGAACTTCTGCGCGGCCAGCTGGAGCAGGAAACTGCCGGTATGACCCGCACCGCCATGAAGCGTTCGCTACTCGACCAGCTTGCTTCGGGCCACGACTTCCCTGTGCCTGAAGGCATGGTGGACGCTGAATTCGAACAGATTTGGCAGCAGCTTCAGCAAGAAGCGGCCCGCGAGGAAGACCCTGCGGCTGCACTGAAAGAAGTGGAAGCCGAGAAGGACGACTATCGCTCCATCGCCGAACGCCGCGTGCGCCTCGGCCTGCTGCTCTCCGAAATCGGCCAAGGTGCCGGCGTAGAAGTATCACAACAGGAAATGCAGATGCTGATGCAGCAGGCTGCACAGCAGTACCCTGCAGAGCAACGTGAGCAGTTCTTCAAATTCGTCCAGGACGAGCCAATGGCCGCCGCTCAGATCCGTGCGCCATTGTATGAAGATAAGGTCGTCGACCACCTCTTCGAAACTGCTGATGTGAAGGAACGCGAAGTAACGCGTGACGAGCTACAGGCGGCCATCGAAGCAGAAGAGACCGCTCCAGCGCCTAAAAAGAAGGCGGCTGCGAAGAAGAAAGCTCCGGCTAAGAAAGAAACTGCGAAAAAGGCTGACGCCAAGCCCGCAGCCAAGAAAGCTCCAGCCAAAAAGGCAGCAGCTAAGAAGCCAGCTGCCAAAAAGGCACCTGCTAAGAAGGCTCCGGCTAAGAAAGCAGCAGCTAAGCCAGCAGCGAAAAAGCCTGCGGCCAAGAAGGCTCCTGCCAAAAAGAAATAA
- a CDS encoding DUF3297 family protein, whose translation MSEETNEAAKAQTPPDHLAIDPRSPHFDQEALQRGVAIRFKDRQRTDIEEYSISESWIRVQAGKAMDRKGRPLTIKLSGPVEAWFEDMGDDAPVAKK comes from the coding sequence ATGAGCGAAGAAACAAATGAAGCGGCGAAAGCCCAGACACCGCCCGACCACTTGGCAATTGATCCGCGCAGCCCGCATTTCGATCAGGAAGCCTTGCAGCGCGGCGTCGCAATCCGGTTCAAGGACCGCCAGCGTACCGACATCGAAGAGTACTCGATTTCCGAGAGTTGGATTCGCGTGCAGGCCGGCAAGGCCATGGATCGCAAGGGCCGTCCGCTGACAATCAAGCTCAGCGGCCCCGTAGAGGCATGGTTCGAAGATATGGGCGACGATGCGCCCGTAGCGAAAAAGTAA
- a CDS encoding CHAP domain-containing protein, protein MKLPLSILTAAALMAIPTAASAESADGFRSGSGARSGKELPPYLQCVPYARQVSGIQIYGDAHTWWNQAAGKFKRGNTPKKGAVMAFRPHRGMKLGHVAAVSKVIDSRTILLRHSNWSPINGRRGQIENDVRAIDVSPNNDWSAVRVWYHPLQALGKTAWPIHGFIYGKGTLGGTGPVRIAAAKPAPIRVQPARINSSKAFLSAFSNLGELAKAAPVRRVAATRPAPKLTKAKRYDPVAAAIARYEK, encoded by the coding sequence ATGAAATTGCCGCTATCTATTTTGACCGCCGCCGCTCTGATGGCCATTCCAACCGCCGCATCTGCGGAAAGCGCGGATGGCTTTCGTTCCGGCAGTGGGGCGCGCTCCGGCAAGGAGTTGCCGCCCTATCTGCAATGCGTTCCTTATGCACGTCAGGTGTCCGGCATTCAGATTTATGGCGACGCACATACGTGGTGGAACCAAGCCGCAGGTAAATTCAAGCGTGGCAACACGCCGAAGAAGGGCGCCGTGATGGCGTTCCGGCCGCACCGCGGAATGAAGCTGGGGCATGTCGCAGCGGTGAGCAAAGTGATCGACAGCCGCACGATTCTGCTGCGCCATTCCAACTGGTCGCCGATCAATGGTCGCCGCGGGCAGATTGAAAATGACGTGCGCGCAATCGACGTATCGCCCAATAATGACTGGAGCGCGGTGCGTGTTTGGTATCATCCGCTGCAAGCTCTGGGTAAGACTGCATGGCCGATCCACGGCTTTATCTATGGTAAGGGTACGCTTGGTGGCACGGGCCCCGTGCGGATCGCCGCGGCGAAACCAGCTCCGATCCGTGTTCAGCCTGCGCGAATCAATAGCTCGAAAGCGTTTCTGAGTGCATTCTCGAATTTGGGTGAACTTGCGAAGGCCGCACCAGTACGCCGCGTCGCAGCGACGCGCCCGGCTCCGAAACTTACGAAAGCCAAGCGCTACGATCCTGTAGCTGCGGCAATTGCGCGTTACGAGAAGTAA
- the der gene encoding ribosome biogenesis GTPase Der, which produces MSTYQNPEVVIVGRPNVGKSTMFNRLVGKKIALVDDQPGVTRDRRMGDAELLGMEFTLVDTAGWEDTDPETLPGRMRKQTEISIVGATVALFVIDSRAGLTPLDEEIARWLRGQSVPVIVVANKAEGNATNAGVMECYSLGFGDPVPFSAEHGEGRVELFEALRPILEPDGPVEKPVEMPELDEHGDVIPTGPLKLAIVGRPNAGKSTLINRMLGEDRLLTGPEAGITRDSIAVDWLWREPDSGELREIRLIDTAGMRKKAKVTEKLERLAVADARHAVDFAEVVVLLLDATQGLESQDLKIAAHALEEGRALMIAINKWDIAEDPSGLFNGVRAALEDGLAQVRGVPLFAVSAKTGKGIEAMLSGAFTIRESWSKRVPTAALNRWFDDALEANPPPAPKGKRIKLRYITQTSTRPPRFVVFGSRLDSLPTSYERYLVNGIRKQLGFESVPVRVVLKGNKNPYAPTKK; this is translated from the coding sequence ATGTCCACATACCAGAATCCAGAGGTCGTGATTGTCGGCCGCCCTAACGTCGGCAAAAGCACGATGTTCAACCGTCTTGTCGGCAAAAAAATCGCGCTGGTCGACGACCAGCCAGGTGTCACGCGTGACCGGCGCATGGGCGATGCCGAGCTGCTGGGAATGGAATTTACGCTGGTCGATACGGCTGGCTGGGAAGACACAGACCCCGAGACTCTGCCCGGCCGGATGCGCAAGCAGACCGAAATTTCGATTGTTGGCGCGACAGTCGCTCTGTTCGTAATCGATTCGCGCGCTGGCCTGACGCCACTGGACGAAGAAATCGCTCGCTGGCTTCGCGGCCAGAGCGTTCCCGTGATCGTGGTTGCCAATAAAGCAGAAGGCAACGCCACCAACGCAGGCGTGATGGAGTGTTACTCGCTTGGCTTCGGTGACCCGGTGCCTTTCTCCGCCGAACATGGCGAAGGCCGCGTCGAATTGTTCGAAGCGCTGCGCCCGATTCTTGAGCCCGATGGCCCGGTTGAAAAGCCTGTCGAAATGCCCGAGCTCGACGAACACGGTGACGTGATCCCAACCGGCCCGCTCAAACTCGCCATCGTAGGCCGCCCTAACGCCGGCAAATCGACACTGATCAACCGAATGCTAGGCGAAGACCGTCTGCTGACCGGTCCCGAGGCCGGCATCACCCGCGATTCGATCGCCGTCGACTGGCTGTGGCGCGAACCTGACAGCGGGGAGTTGCGCGAAATCCGCCTGATCGACACTGCCGGTATGCGTAAGAAGGCCAAGGTAACCGAGAAGCTTGAACGCCTCGCAGTGGCCGATGCACGCCACGCTGTCGATTTTGCCGAAGTCGTCGTGCTGCTGCTCGATGCAACGCAAGGCTTGGAATCGCAGGACCTTAAGATCGCCGCCCATGCGCTGGAAGAAGGCCGGGCGCTGATGATCGCCATCAACAAATGGGATATTGCCGAAGATCCAAGCGGCCTGTTCAACGGCGTCCGCGCTGCATTGGAAGATGGTTTGGCTCAGGTTCGCGGCGTGCCGCTGTTCGCTGTGTCGGCCAAAACCGGCAAAGGCATCGAAGCAATGCTGTCCGGTGCCTTCACGATCCGTGAGAGCTGGTCGAAGCGCGTCCCTACCGCTGCGCTTAACCGCTGGTTTGACGATGCATTGGAAGCCAACCCGCCGCCGGCGCCGAAGGGCAAGCGGATCAAACTGCGCTATATCACCCAAACGAGCACAAGGCCGCCGCGCTTCGTAGTGTTCGGCTCACGCCTCGATAGTCTGCCAACCAGCTACGAACGGTACCTAGTGAACGGTATCCGCAAGCAGCTTGGCTTTGAGAGTGTGCCTGTGCGTGTAGTGCTCAAGGGCAATAAGAACCCTTACGCACCCACGAAGAAGTAG
- the bfr gene encoding bacterioferritin produces the protein MKGDQKVIEFLNKALTNELTAINQYWLHYRVLDNWGVHKLAEYERHESIDEMKHADILAERILFLDGLPNFQAIHKLKVGETVEEILKADLAVEHDAIPLLKDAIEYCETVRDYVTREIFARILESEEEHVDFLEKQFDMIARMGLENYVQLQSTAAGEGQG, from the coding sequence GTGAAGGGCGATCAAAAGGTCATCGAATTTCTGAATAAGGCGCTCACGAACGAGCTGACCGCGATCAACCAATATTGGCTACACTACCGTGTCCTCGACAATTGGGGTGTCCATAAACTTGCCGAGTACGAGCGGCACGAATCAATCGACGAGATGAAGCACGCCGACATTCTGGCCGAGCGGATTCTGTTTCTGGACGGGCTGCCGAATTTTCAGGCGATCCATAAACTGAAAGTCGGCGAAACGGTTGAGGAAATTCTCAAAGCCGATCTCGCGGTCGAGCATGACGCAATCCCGCTGCTCAAGGATGCGATCGAATATTGTGAAACCGTCCGTGATTATGTGACTCGCGAAATCTTCGCCCGCATCCTCGAAAGCGAAGAGGAGCATGTCGACTTCCTCGAAAAGCAGTTCGACATGATTGCGCGCATGGGTCTGGAAAATTACGTCCAGCTGCAAAGCACTGCTGCTGGCGAAGGACAAGGTTAA
- a CDS encoding (2Fe-2S)-binding protein has translation MYVCVCNAIRESDLRRVAKRTDGSAEVAYAALGKRPNCGSCLDDAEDIIREERQGACQPAYSG, from the coding sequence ATGTATGTCTGCGTCTGCAATGCCATCCGTGAGAGTGATTTGCGCCGTGTTGCGAAGCGCACGGACGGCAGCGCTGAAGTCGCTTATGCAGCCTTGGGCAAGCGTCCGAACTGCGGCAGTTGCCTTGATGACGCGGAAGACATCATCCGCGAAGAGCGTCAGGGTGCGTGCCAGCCGGCCTATTCAGGTTAA
- a CDS encoding DUF418 domain-containing protein: MVGATQDVNSADAEMAAGGLVTPDQPVKRENRIISLDFIRGIAVLGILFANITAFGQPFMAYFWPPAMTGGPTEMDQSVWVFQMIFVDFKFRIIFTVLFGAGLYLFMERAWARGSSRWLQFRRLLFLAMFGLIHYFLIWRGDILTVYALWGIIALSMMKWKAKTQLITGIVFYVIGSLLMLAIMGGNFAAATNPEIAANFPPEAQEQLTNAPKEILVDSKAETLLYSGDSYVAIVTDTVTNQVGNLIQELIFVGLTETLALILIGMALYRYGFFSGALNAAKMKRWGWIGVIGGSVLTVPFALWTQGAGFPFFQTMFAFQALLGITAIFVSIGLMALFVLWAPTAADSWLGQRFVAAGRMAFSNYLGTSIILMPVFHGWGLGLFGEFHRLELFGVVAAVWVLMLLWSKWWLDRFRYGPLEWLWRCLTYLKVFPLKR; the protein is encoded by the coding sequence ATGGTTGGTGCCACGCAAGACGTGAATTCGGCAGATGCCGAGATGGCAGCTGGAGGGCTAGTTACGCCTGACCAGCCGGTGAAGCGCGAAAACCGGATCATTAGTCTGGATTTCATCCGCGGTATCGCGGTGCTTGGCATTTTGTTCGCCAATATTACCGCGTTTGGTCAGCCCTTCATGGCTTATTTCTGGCCGCCAGCGATGACTGGTGGGCCGACCGAAATGGATCAGAGCGTTTGGGTCTTCCAAATGATCTTTGTCGATTTCAAGTTCCGGATCATTTTTACCGTGCTGTTCGGCGCCGGCCTGTATTTGTTTATGGAGCGGGCATGGGCGCGCGGATCGTCGCGCTGGCTACAATTCCGGCGTTTGTTGTTCCTCGCGATGTTCGGTTTGATCCATTATTTCCTGATCTGGCGCGGTGATATCCTGACGGTTTACGCCCTGTGGGGCATCATTGCTCTGTCGATGATGAAGTGGAAGGCAAAGACCCAACTGATAACTGGTATCGTCTTCTATGTGATCGGTTCGCTGCTGATGCTGGCGATCATGGGCGGCAATTTCGCTGCAGCGACCAATCCAGAGATTGCTGCGAACTTTCCGCCTGAAGCGCAAGAACAACTCACCAACGCGCCGAAGGAAATATTGGTCGATTCCAAGGCTGAGACGCTGCTCTATAGCGGTGATAGCTACGTTGCGATTGTGACGGACACAGTCACCAACCAAGTCGGAAATTTGATTCAGGAACTCATCTTCGTAGGCCTTACTGAAACGCTTGCTCTGATCCTGATCGGGATGGCGCTGTATCGCTATGGCTTCTTCAGCGGCGCGTTGAACGCTGCCAAGATGAAACGGTGGGGCTGGATCGGTGTGATCGGTGGCAGTGTCCTGACAGTGCCCTTCGCGCTGTGGACGCAGGGGGCGGGCTTCCCGTTCTTCCAGACAATGTTCGCATTCCAAGCATTGCTGGGAATCACGGCGATTTTCGTCTCGATCGGCTTGATGGCGCTATTTGTCCTTTGGGCTCCGACCGCGGCAGATAGTTGGCTTGGCCAACGCTTCGTAGCGGCAGGCCGGATGGCGTTTAGTAACTACCTCGGCACATCGATCATCTTGATGCCGGTGTTCCACGGCTGGGGCCTCGGCCTCTTTGGCGAGTTCCACCGGCTAGAGCTGTTCGGCGTTGTCGCTGCCGTCTGGGTGCTGATGCTACTGTGGTCCAAATGGTGGCTCGACCGCTTCCGCTACGGCCCGCTCGAATGGCTATGGCGCTGCCTCACATATTTGAAGGTTTTCCCGCTCAAGCGCTAA
- a CDS encoding SPOR domain-containing protein — protein sequence MKKLTGIGLGLAAVALAFAAPASADVKAGVDAWSAGDYATAVAEWRGPAAKGDPDAQFNLAQAYRLGRGVDANPAKAEEFYAKAAAQGHIKAADNYGLLLFQSGRRAQALPYVQAAVKRGDPRAQYLLGIAHFNGDMVAKDWVRAYALVSSANTTGLPQAVPAMKQMDEYIPLDQRQMGVALAGKMREEADMTRAREMAAADLGSDGVSVSTPPPPVQTAAATAPLPSPVTRPTAPIVRAPVSPSVAAARAAVAEAARVTGTEPPSTAGADFARPQAAPVQVAAAPAPKPAVRAPAPTPRAAAPKPATSANGPWRVQLGAFGVKSNATRLWSRLSGRPELAGKSRFLVPAGRVTKLQAGGFASRTQANQACSRLKRAGQDCIVTR from the coding sequence ATGAAGAAGTTGACTGGAATCGGATTGGGCCTCGCGGCCGTGGCACTGGCATTCGCCGCACCGGCATCTGCCGATGTAAAGGCGGGCGTCGATGCCTGGAGCGCGGGCGATTATGCCACAGCAGTTGCTGAATGGCGCGGCCCGGCAGCTAAGGGTGATCCCGATGCACAGTTCAACCTTGCTCAGGCATACCGCCTTGGCCGCGGCGTTGATGCAAATCCGGCCAAAGCAGAAGAATTTTACGCCAAAGCCGCAGCGCAGGGGCATATAAAGGCCGCTGACAATTACGGTCTGCTGCTGTTCCAGAGCGGGCGGCGTGCACAGGCATTGCCTTACGTGCAGGCAGCGGTGAAACGCGGCGATCCGCGCGCGCAATACCTCCTCGGCATCGCGCATTTCAATGGCGACATGGTCGCTAAAGACTGGGTGCGTGCCTATGCGCTGGTAAGTTCAGCCAACACAACTGGATTGCCGCAAGCGGTGCCTGCGATGAAGCAGATGGATGAATATATTCCGCTCGATCAGCGCCAGATGGGCGTCGCTCTCGCTGGTAAAATGCGCGAAGAAGCCGATATGACGCGGGCCCGTGAAATGGCCGCTGCCGATCTTGGAAGCGACGGTGTCTCGGTTTCAACGCCGCCGCCGCCAGTGCAAACTGCCGCGGCCACTGCTCCGCTTCCAAGTCCCGTTACACGCCCGACCGCGCCGATTGTGCGCGCTCCGGTATCGCCGTCCGTTGCGGCTGCTCGGGCCGCAGTTGCCGAAGCTGCACGGGTTACTGGCACAGAACCCCCATCTACTGCTGGCGCTGATTTTGCGCGCCCACAGGCGGCTCCAGTGCAAGTTGCTGCGGCACCTGCGCCTAAGCCTGCTGTCAGAGCTCCTGCGCCTACACCTCGCGCTGCTGCCCCCAAGCCTGCCACGTCAGCCAATGGCCCATGGCGCGTTCAACTCGGAGCCTTTGGGGTGAAGAGCAACGCAACACGTTTGTGGTCGCGCCTCTCAGGCCGTCCAGAGCTGGCGGGTAAGTCCCGTTTCCTTGTGCCAGCAGGCCGGGTGACGAAATTGCAGGCTGGCGGATTTGCATCGCGCACGCAGGCCAATCAGGCTTGTTCGCGGTTAAAGCGGGCAGGGCAGGACTGCATCGTAACCCGCTAA
- a CDS encoding ParA family protein, with the protein MASQKGGSGKTTLSGHLAVQAQRAGAGPVVLIDIDPQGSLADWWNEREAEYPAFAQTTVARLAHDLATLRQQGFKLAVIDTPPAITLAIQSVIAVAELIVVPTRPSPHDLRAVGATVDLCDRAGKPLIFVVNGATPKAKITSEAAVALSQHGTVAPITLHHRTDFAASMIDGRTVMEVDPDGRSAQEVTALWNYVSDRLEKNFRRTVFAAPGSVQQIQGNQRPVGGFGRRVAQ; encoded by the coding sequence ATGGCATCACAGAAGGGCGGATCGGGCAAAACGACTCTGTCCGGACACCTCGCAGTACAGGCGCAGCGCGCCGGTGCGGGTCCTGTAGTACTCATCGACATTGATCCGCAGGGATCACTCGCCGACTGGTGGAACGAGCGTGAGGCGGAATATCCCGCCTTCGCACAAACCACCGTGGCGCGTCTGGCCCATGATTTGGCGACCCTTCGCCAACAAGGCTTCAAACTGGCTGTGATCGATACGCCGCCTGCTATTACACTGGCTATCCAGTCGGTAATTGCAGTGGCTGAGCTGATCGTCGTTCCGACTCGCCCCAGCCCACATGATTTGCGCGCTGTTGGTGCAACGGTCGATCTTTGCGACCGTGCCGGCAAGCCGCTGATCTTCGTGGTCAACGGTGCAACGCCGAAAGCCAAGATTACTTCGGAAGCCGCCGTCGCGCTGTCACAGCACGGCACCGTGGCTCCGATCACACTTCACCACCGCACTGACTTTGCAGCCTCGATGATCGATGGCCGCACAGTGATGGAAGTCGATCCAGACGGCCGTAGCGCACAGGAAGTTACCGCGCTGTGGAATTACGTTTCGGACCGGCTGGAAAAGAATTTCCGCCGTACTGTCTTCGCCGCTCCTGGCAGTGTGCAGCAAATTCAGGGCAATCAACGCCCTGTAGGTGGCTTTGGCCGCCGCGTTGCACAGTGA
- a CDS encoding SPOR domain-containing protein, translated as MTQTAKTTRMMSLALTTALATTALGGCTTNAAPPSAVSASKAENALAKGKTSKAIQHAEAAVLAEPRNAALRAMLGATYLEAGRFQSAATSFDDAMSLGDNSPRTALSLALAQAASGDYKSAQSVLTDWQDDIAAADLGLAFALAGQPDRGVHILSNTLRAGENTAKVRQNLAYAYALQGNWRAARVMAAEDIPAGQINDRISHWAQMAQPENFQRRVADLLSVPVTADSGQPLMLALSNSPTGEQLASEAAAYEAPVVAEAAPVASGNYALASVPGELPALGDAAAFPPPPAPAPAPMPVAAEAPVVALKEYPAKPVARPDNFQAAFDTSAPAGASPAEVMMDTVRFATSPVVQSAPARMTAAPKASESRSAQAPAKSASGDHLVQLGSFSSERGAKRAWGIYAKRYPQLSQHDMVITKAMVRGKTYWRVSAAGFGKKAANNMCSTVKGAGQGCFAWAKDRPMPGAIDTGIRVASR; from the coding sequence ATGACCCAGACCGCGAAAACTACGAGAATGATGAGCCTTGCGCTCACCACTGCTCTTGCCACTACGGCATTGGGCGGCTGCACCACCAATGCTGCGCCCCCATCGGCAGTTTCGGCCTCCAAGGCTGAAAACGCACTTGCCAAGGGCAAAACCAGCAAAGCGATCCAGCATGCCGAGGCCGCCGTTCTGGCAGAGCCGCGCAACGCTGCGCTTCGTGCGATGCTGGGTGCGACTTATCTCGAAGCAGGCCGATTCCAATCTGCCGCCACGAGCTTTGACGATGCCATGTCGCTGGGCGATAACAGCCCGCGCACCGCTCTTAGCCTTGCTCTAGCTCAGGCTGCTTCGGGTGACTACAAATCAGCCCAATCGGTGCTTACCGATTGGCAGGATGATATTGCCGCTGCCGATCTCGGCTTGGCATTCGCGCTTGCTGGTCAGCCTGACCGCGGCGTCCACATCCTCAGCAACACGCTTCGCGCTGGAGAAAACACGGCAAAGGTTCGCCAGAACCTCGCCTATGCCTATGCCCTGCAGGGTAACTGGCGTGCAGCGCGTGTTATGGCTGCCGAAGATATTCCGGCTGGTCAGATCAATGACCGGATCAGTCACTGGGCGCAGATGGCTCAGCCTGAGAATTTCCAACGCCGCGTAGCAGATTTGCTTTCTGTGCCGGTAACGGCCGACAGCGGTCAGCCGCTTATGCTGGCCCTCAGCAACTCGCCAACCGGCGAACAGCTGGCTTCGGAAGCTGCTGCTTATGAAGCTCCAGTTGTTGCCGAAGCTGCTCCGGTCGCTTCTGGTAACTATGCGCTGGCTTCTGTCCCGGGTGAGCTTCCAGCACTTGGTGATGCGGCTGCTTTCCCGCCGCCGCCAGCTCCAGCTCCAGCTCCAATGCCCGTAGCTGCCGAAGCTCCAGTGGTCGCGCTCAAGGAATATCCGGCCAAGCCGGTCGCACGCCCTGACAATTTCCAGGCTGCGTTTGATACATCCGCTCCGGCTGGCGCAAGTCCGGCCGAAGTGATGATGGACACCGTTCGTTTCGCTACCAGCCCGGTTGTGCAAAGTGCACCGGCGCGCATGACCGCAGCACCTAAGGCGAGCGAAAGCCGTTCTGCACAGGCACCTGCCAAGTCAGCATCGGGGGATCACCTCGTACAGCTGGGTTCATTCTCCAGCGAACGCGGCGCAAAACGCGCTTGGGGCATTTATGCTAAGCGCTATCCACAGCTGTCGCAGCACGACATGGTCATCACCAAGGCGATGGTCCGCGGAAAGACATATTGGCGCGTTTCGGCCGCTGGTTTTGGCAAGAAGGCCGCAAACAACATGTGCTCCACTGTAAAAGGTGCGGGACAGGGCTGCTTTGCATGGGCCAAGGATCGTCCAATGCCAGGCGCAATCGACACGGGCATCCGCGTCGCGTCACGCTAA
- a CDS encoding dihydroorotase, with translation MKQRTPLTITGGKLVAPEGVKDGAIRLENGLIVALGDIAPQDGDEVLNAKGALVAPGLVDLGVFTVDKAACHFGGITRAALMPDQSPPLDYRARIQYAAYSGKPDLWVHPLAAATRGLEGRDLAEIAMMKDAGARAVATGRQWIADSGLMLRLLRYAAMLDLVVVTHAEDAAIVGEAAATAGEMATRLGLPAAPAEAEALAVGRDVALAEMTGARVHFRQVTTRTALDLIRAAKGRGVNVTAGVTPAHFMLSDLATADFRTFARLSPPLRQDADRMAILEAIGDGTIDVIASGHDPRGPEDKRLPFADAEPGMAGAETLLPMTLTLVRDGIIDMARAFEMLSTKPAELLNVQAGVLATGQEADIALVQPEKPWIVDTGKMTASAGNTPFDGQPVQGRAIALIKGGVRV, from the coding sequence ATGAAGCAGAGGACCCCGCTCACGATCACCGGCGGCAAGCTAGTCGCGCCTGAAGGCGTCAAAGATGGCGCGATCCGCTTGGAAAACGGCTTGATCGTCGCACTTGGCGACATTGCACCGCAGGATGGTGACGAAGTTCTGAATGCCAAGGGTGCCTTGGTTGCTCCGGGCCTAGTCGATTTGGGCGTCTTCACAGTCGATAAGGCCGCTTGCCATTTCGGCGGAATTACGCGCGCGGCGTTGATGCCAGACCAGTCGCCGCCGCTCGATTACCGCGCACGGATCCAATATGCCGCCTATAGCGGGAAGCCGGACTTGTGGGTTCATCCGCTGGCCGCTGCAACGCGGGGGCTCGAAGGCCGCGATCTCGCTGAAATTGCGATGATGAAGGATGCGGGTGCACGCGCCGTTGCGACAGGCCGCCAATGGATTGCCGATAGCGGCTTGATGCTGCGGCTGCTGCGCTATGCCGCAATGCTTGATTTGGTGGTCGTGACCCACGCGGAAGATGCTGCGATTGTAGGCGAGGCTGCGGCGACTGCAGGTGAGATGGCGACCCGTCTTGGGCTACCTGCTGCACCGGCTGAAGCTGAGGCACTTGCCGTTGGACGTGATGTGGCCTTGGCCGAAATGACCGGCGCACGAGTTCACTTCCGGCAAGTCACAACCCGCACCGCTTTGGACCTGATCCGCGCAGCTAAGGGTAGGGGCGTGAATGTAACCGCAGGGGTTACGCCAGCGCATTTCATGCTTTCCGATCTCGCGACCGCCGACTTCCGAACATTCGCCCGGCTTTCGCCGCCGCTGAGGCAAGATGCGGATCGCATGGCTATACTTGAAGCAATCGGCGACGGCACAATTGACGTGATCGCCTCTGGCCACGATCCGCGCGGCCCCGAAGATAAGCGCCTGCCCTTCGCTGATGCCGAACCAGGCATGGCGGGGGCAGAGACCTTACTGCCTATGACGCTGACACTGGTGCGTGACGGCATAATCGACATGGCCCGTGCGTTTGAGATGCTTTCGACAAAGCCCGCTGAACTGCTGAACGTGCAGGCCGGAGTGCTCGCGACCGGGCAGGAAGCCGACATCGCGCTAGTTCAGCCAGAGAAGCCCTGGATTGTTGATACAGGCAAGATGACGGCAAGCGCGGGGAACACACCCTTTGACGGGCAGCCAGTTCAAGGCCGGGCGATTGCACTCATCAAGGGCGGTGTGCGGGTTTAG